The segment ATGGCGGCAATATTCTATTTCGTCAGCGTATGCCAACGCCGAGAGGCGATTATCAAGGCACTCTTGATGCAATTAAGCATTTAGTTGATGAGGCAGAAACCGCAACAGGGCAAGTCGGGAGTGTGGGGTTAGGGATACCCGGAACACTTTCTCCAGTGACGGGAAAAGTGAAAAATGCCAATTCCACATGGTTAAACGGACAACCATTCGATAAAGATCTCGCTGAATGTTTAGGTCGCCCTGTCAAAATGGCGAATGATGCCAATTGCCTTGCCGTTTCAGAAGCCGTCGATGGCGCAGGGGCAGGGGCCAAAGTGGTGTTTGCCGTGATCATCGGAACGGGTTGCGGTGCGGGAATAGCCATCAATGGGCAAGTTCATTCTGGTGGAAATGGCGTAGCAGGTGAGTGGGGACACAACCCTTTACCATGGCAAGATGACCAAGACCGGCTATTTCTGGCAGACGAAAAATGTTATTGCGGACTGACTGGCTGTACTGAGCAATTTGTTTCCGGTACCGGTTTTATGGCGGATTATAAAAAACTGGCCGGAGAATCTAAAACAGGCACCGAAATTATTCAATTAGCAAAAAATG is part of the Providencia zhijiangensis genome and harbors:
- the mak gene encoding fructokinase, encoding MRIGIDLGGTKIEVVALDDGGNILFRQRMPTPRGDYQGTLDAIKHLVDEAETATGQVGSVGLGIPGTLSPVTGKVKNANSTWLNGQPFDKDLAECLGRPVKMANDANCLAVSEAVDGAGAGAKVVFAVIIGTGCGAGIAINGQVHSGGNGVAGEWGHNPLPWQDDQDRLFLADEKCYCGLTGCTEQFVSGTGFMADYKKLAGESKTGTEIIQLAKNGNKHAIKAFEHYQNRLAKALAQAVNMLDPDVIVLGGGMSNVDELYENLPEKIRQWVFGREFDTSIRKAEHGDSSGVRGAAWLCSS